The genomic segment GAGTTACTCGATCTGGTATGGGGACAGGATATCGTCGATCTGCGCAACGTCGACGTCCACATTCACCGGATCCGCGAGGCACTGGGAGGGGAGGAGGATGGATCGCGCCTGATTCGCACGGTTCACGGAATCGGCTACCGATTCGTACCGGAATTCACGGTCGACGAGATGGTGATCGAGGAGGGATCGAACGATGACACAGGCACTCACTAGACGAGAACTGCTCGCCCGGCTCGCAGCCTTCGGGCTGGCTGTCCCCGCAGCGAGTGCGCTGATCGCCGCCTGCGCGGGCAGTAGCGCGACCCCCACGCCAGCGATGACCTCGGAGGGCCAGACACCGGTAAGTGGCGCCACGCCAGCGAAGCCGACAGTTGCGACGCCGACAAAGCCGGCTGCGGATCTCAGCGGCACGATCGCCATCGATGGATCGAGCACGGTTTTCCCGATTTCGGAAGCCGTCGCCGAAGAGTTTCAAAAGCAGTACCGGAATGTCAAAGTGACTGTCGGTATATCCGGTACCGGCGGCGGTTTCAAGAAGTTCTGCAACAAAGAAACCGACATTTCCGATGCCTCGCGCGCGATCAAGGACTCGGAGCTACAGGCCTGTGAGCAAAACGGACGCGAGTTCATCGAGTTGCCGGTCGCCTTCGACGGCTTGGCAGTCGTCGTCAACCCGCAGAACGATTGGGTCGACCACCTGACCGTCGAGGAACTCAACCTGATCTGGAAACCGGAATCGCAAGGGGTGATCACCCGTTGGAACCAGGTGCGACCGAACTGGCCCGATGCACCGCTCAACCTTTATGGAGCCGGTACCGACTCGGGCACGTTCGACTACTTCACCGAGGCGATCAACGGCAAGTCGGGAGCCAGTCGCGGCGACTACACAGCATCCGAGGACGACAATGTCCTCGTCCAAGGAGTGAGTGGAGACAAGTACGCGCTCGGATACTTCGGGCTGGCCTACGCGATCGAGAATAGTGGCCGCGTCAAGATCGTTCCCATCGTCAATCCCAAGACGGGTCAACCGGTCGAGCCGAACCTCGAGACGGTCAAGACGGGACAGTACCAACCGCTCTCCCGCCCACTCTTCATCTATGTGGCACGCGACCAGGCCGATCGGCCGGAGATCGAAGCCTTCGTCGAGTTCTACCTTCAAAACGCGGCTACGCTCTCGCAGGAAGTCGGCTACATTCCGCTACCGGACGAGGCGTACCAGCTCGCGCTGGAACGCTTCCGAGCACGGAAGACCGGATCGGTCTTCAAGGGGGTCGAGGTCGGCGTTTCGATCGAGGACGTTCTCAAGCGTGAGGAATAGCTTTCGAGTCAGGCACAAAGGCGAGTACAATCCGCGAGGAGGAGACGAGCCGTTGTCTCCTCCTCGCACCGATCGCTACCCCGTGGGGTGAAACGGTGACGACCGAGCCGACTCCAGTAACGATGCCAACGCCGATCGACCGGCGAGCCTGGGTGGAACGTGTCCTGACCGGAACGCAGCGGATCGACCGCATCCGCCAGGTTCGCGAGTCGATCGTTCTCGCTGTGCTGTTCCTCGCCGCGCTGGTGTCGATCGGAACCACGCTCGGCATCATCTATACGCTGGCGATCGAGACGTTCCACTTCTTC from the Thermomicrobium sp. 4228-Ro genome contains:
- a CDS encoding PstS family phosphate ABC transporter substrate-binding protein, yielding MTQALTRRELLARLAAFGLAVPAASALIAACAGSSATPTPAMTSEGQTPVSGATPAKPTVATPTKPAADLSGTIAIDGSSTVFPISEAVAEEFQKQYRNVKVTVGISGTGGGFKKFCNKETDISDASRAIKDSELQACEQNGREFIELPVAFDGLAVVVNPQNDWVDHLTVEELNLIWKPESQGVITRWNQVRPNWPDAPLNLYGAGTDSGTFDYFTEAINGKSGASRGDYTASEDDNVLVQGVSGDKYALGYFGLAYAIENSGRVKIVPIVNPKTGQPVEPNLETVKTGQYQPLSRPLFIYVARDQADRPEIEAFVEFYLQNAATLSQEVGYIPLPDEAYQLALERFRARKTGSVFKGVEVGVSIEDVLKREE